The following proteins are co-located in the Dehalococcoides mccartyi 195 genome:
- a CDS encoding P27 family phage terminase small subunit translates to MAKDGTCRGGARVGAGAKKKPLADKISAGNPGGRKLTVMEFTDAPALEGCEMPEPNKMLSAEQKDGTTLAAAEIYKNTWTWLNARGCAALVSPQLLERYAMSVARWIQCEEAVSSFGFLARHPTTGNAIQSPYVAMGQNYMSQTNRLWYEIFQIVKENCTGEYSGSNPQDDVMERLLTARRGK, encoded by the coding sequence ATGGCGAAAGACGGCACCTGTAGAGGCGGTGCCAGAGTCGGTGCTGGCGCCAAAAAGAAGCCTCTCGCCGACAAAATATCCGCCGGTAATCCGGGCGGCAGGAAGCTGACGGTGATGGAGTTCACTGACGCGCCTGCGCTTGAAGGTTGTGAAATGCCGGAACCGAACAAGATGCTGTCGGCAGAGCAAAAGGACGGTACGACGCTTGCCGCCGCTGAAATATATAAAAACACATGGACATGGCTCAATGCACGAGGCTGCGCTGCACTCGTTTCTCCCCAGCTACTGGAACGTTACGCTATGAGCGTGGCGCGCTGGATTCAATGCGAGGAAGCGGTGTCAAGTTTCGGCTTTTTGGCGCGGCATCCTACTACCGGCAACGCTATCCAAAGCCCGTATGTGGCGATGGGACAAAACTACATGAGTCAAACAAACCGCCTGTGGTATGAGATTTTCCAGATCGTGAAGGAAAACTGCACCGGCGAATACAGCGGCTCGAATCCGCAAGATGACGTTATGGAACGGCTTTTGACCGCCCGGAGAGGAAAATAA
- a CDS encoding HNH endonuclease — protein sequence MPYKPKRPCAYPGCGRLAEREQYCAEHQKVVDKQYNQYERDPKSNKRYGRSWKRIRDRYIKLHPLCEECDKQGKLTPAEEVHHILPLSKGGSNEKSNLMALCKSCHSRITAESGDRWG from the coding sequence ATGCCATATAAACCAAAGCGTCCCTGCGCCTACCCCGGCTGCGGTCGGCTCGCTGAGCGTGAGCAATACTGCGCCGAGCATCAAAAGGTCGTGGACAAACAGTACAACCAGTACGAACGAGACCCTAAGTCCAACAAACGCTACGGCAGAAGCTGGAAGCGCATCCGTGACCGCTACATCAAGTTGCATCCCCTCTGTGAGGAGTGCGATAAGCAAGGCAAGCTGACGCCTGCCGAGGAGGTCCACCACATCCTCCCGCTCTCCAAAGGCGGTAGCAATGAAAAGAGTAATCTGATGGCTCTATGTAAATCCTGTCACTCCCGAATTACTGCTGAAAGTGGTGACCGGTGGGGGTAG